Proteins from one Nitrobacteraceae bacterium AZCC 2146 genomic window:
- a CDS encoding tripartite-type tricarboxylate transporter receptor subunit TctC (product_source=COG3181; cath_funfam=3.40.190.10; cleavage_site_network=SignalP-noTM; cog=COG3181; pfam=PF03401; superfamily=53850,81296; transmembrane_helix_parts=Inside_1_6,TMhelix_7_26,Outside_27_324), translated as MATLTKFIGIGMAAAVSLAGFSAHAQSFPKKQVTFFVPYAAGGAVDVIARTIGQSLSKTWGQTPIIENRPGAGGTIASKALTQAAPDGYTLILVASGHPLNQFFYPSLPYDTFKDFTAISEVAYSPLAIMVSKDNPAKNLAELLAIAKQKPDSLSYGMSGNGTSAHLAGELLNHMAGVKIVSIPYKGGAPALTSVMAGDIPMSINPLPEVIGQLDGGAVRAIAVTTATRSKMLPNVPTVAEAGVAGYDTAVWWGFLGPAGMAPELVAKIHDDLATALKDPVVLTALEKIGATPLGSSPQEFDAYMRAEAAKWGPVLKEANIKIQ; from the coding sequence GTGGCAACTCTGACGAAATTCATCGGTATCGGCATGGCCGCCGCCGTTTCCCTGGCTGGCTTCAGCGCGCACGCCCAGTCGTTCCCTAAAAAGCAGGTGACGTTCTTCGTGCCCTATGCCGCCGGCGGCGCCGTCGATGTGATTGCGCGCACCATTGGCCAGTCGCTGTCGAAGACCTGGGGGCAGACGCCGATCATCGAGAATCGTCCGGGCGCCGGTGGGACCATTGCCTCGAAGGCGCTGACCCAGGCTGCCCCGGACGGCTACACACTGATCCTGGTCGCCAGCGGCCATCCGCTCAACCAGTTTTTCTATCCCAGCCTGCCCTACGATACGTTCAAGGATTTTACGGCGATCAGCGAGGTGGCCTATTCGCCGCTCGCCATCATGGTGTCGAAGGACAATCCGGCCAAGAATCTGGCGGAGTTGTTGGCGATCGCCAAGCAGAAGCCTGACTCCCTGTCCTACGGCATGTCCGGCAACGGCACCTCGGCGCATCTCGCCGGCGAATTGCTCAACCATATGGCCGGCGTGAAGATCGTGTCGATTCCCTACAAGGGCGGTGCGCCTGCGCTGACCTCGGTGATGGCCGGCGATATCCCGATGAGCATCAATCCACTGCCCGAGGTGATAGGCCAGCTCGACGGCGGCGCGGTGCGCGCGATTGCGGTGACCACGGCCACGCGTTCGAAGATGCTGCCCAATGTGCCGACGGTGGCGGAGGCCGGCGTGGCCGGCTACGACACCGCGGTGTGGTGGGGCTTCCTCGGACCCGCCGGCATGGCGCCGGAACTGGTGGCGAAAATCCACGACGATCTGGCGACGGCCCTGAAAGACCCGGTGGTCCTGACTGCGCTGGAGAAGATCGGCGCCACGCCGCTCGGCAGTTCGCCGCAGGAGTTCGATGCCTATATGCGCGCGGAAGCCGCCAAATGGGGGCCGGTGCTCAAAGAAGCCAATATCAAGATCCAATAA
- a CDS encoding 3-hydroxyisobutyrate dehydrogenase-like beta-hydroxyacid dehydrogenase (product_source=COG2084; cath_funfam=3.40.50.720; cog=COG2084; pfam=PF03446,PF09130; superfamily=48179,51735) — protein MPAASNQWHVGIVGYGEVGRILAEDLREQGVRISAYDIKLGGDQAAALRDHAAAHGVALAASHADLAAHADFIISAVTASQAVPVAQACAPTVKKDAWFLDFNSASPGAKQRAAALIDGAGGRYVEGAVMTSIPPYRIKVPLLLGGAGAPELAPLLVALGFDAKVASEQLGVASAVKMCRSVMIKGLEAMVIESFTTARAYGVEDALLASLTETFPSIDWEKQGAYFFQRVIEHGRRRSEEVREVAETVRDIGLSPWSAEGTAERQGWVADLADEGLFGAKAAPGFARSSNWRTEADRILAMLKQKD, from the coding sequence ATGCCCGCCGCATCTAATCAGTGGCACGTCGGTATCGTCGGTTACGGCGAAGTCGGCCGCATCCTCGCGGAAGACCTGCGCGAGCAAGGCGTGCGTATCAGCGCCTATGATATCAAGCTCGGCGGCGATCAAGCCGCTGCCTTGCGCGACCACGCAGCGGCGCACGGCGTCGCGCTGGCGGCGTCGCATGCCGATCTCGCTGCGCATGCCGATTTCATCATCTCGGCGGTGACGGCGAGCCAGGCCGTGCCGGTGGCGCAGGCCTGCGCGCCCACGGTGAAGAAGGACGCCTGGTTTCTCGACTTCAACTCAGCCTCGCCTGGTGCCAAGCAGCGCGCCGCGGCGCTGATCGATGGCGCCGGCGGCCGCTATGTCGAGGGCGCGGTGATGACGTCGATTCCGCCCTATCGCATCAAAGTGCCCCTGCTGCTGGGCGGCGCTGGCGCCCCCGAACTGGCGCCGCTGCTGGTGGCGCTTGGCTTCGACGCCAAGGTGGCGAGCGAGCAGCTTGGTGTCGCCTCCGCCGTCAAGATGTGCCGCAGCGTGATGATCAAGGGCCTGGAAGCCATGGTCATCGAAAGCTTCACGACCGCGCGGGCCTACGGTGTAGAGGATGCGCTGCTGGCGTCGCTGACCGAGACGTTTCCCAGCATCGATTGGGAGAAGCAGGGCGCTTACTTCTTCCAGCGGGTGATCGAGCACGGCCGCCGCCGCAGCGAAGAGGTTCGCGAGGTTGCCGAGACCGTGCGCGACATTGGCCTCTCGCCATGGTCGGCCGAAGGCACCGCCGAGCGCCAAGGCTGGGTGGCCGACCTCGCCGATGAAGGCCTGTTCGGCGCCAAGGCCGCGCCCGGCTTCGCGCGCAGTTCCAACTGGCGCACCGAAGCCGATCGCATTCTGGCGATGCTGAAGCAGAAAGACTGA
- a CDS encoding putative 3-demethylubiquinone-9 3-methyltransferase (glyoxalase superfamily) (product_source=COG3865; cog=COG3865; pfam=PF06983; superfamily=54593): protein MSKISPFLWFASEAEEAANFYVSLLPNSRIEKVQKNVVDSPAGKADSVLVVQFTLAGQSFMALNGGKPFDFTHAVSFLINCDDQAEIDRLWNALTDGGAPEQCGWLKDRYGVSWQIVPRVLPELLGGPDPAGAQRAMMAMMQMVKFDIAGLKRAYAGK from the coding sequence ATGTCGAAGATCTCACCGTTTTTGTGGTTCGCCAGCGAGGCCGAAGAGGCCGCGAATTTCTATGTCTCGCTGCTGCCGAATTCGCGGATCGAAAAAGTGCAGAAGAACGTGGTCGACAGCCCTGCCGGCAAGGCAGACTCGGTGCTGGTGGTGCAATTCACCCTCGCCGGCCAGAGTTTCATGGCGCTGAATGGCGGCAAGCCGTTCGATTTCACCCATGCCGTCTCGTTCCTGATCAATTGTGACGACCAGGCCGAAATCGACCGGCTTTGGAATGCGCTGACCGACGGCGGGGCGCCCGAGCAATGCGGCTGGCTCAAGGACCGCTACGGCGTGTCCTGGCAGATCGTGCCGCGCGTGCTGCCGGAACTGCTCGGCGGCCCGGATCCGGCCGGTGCGCAGCGGGCGATGATGGCCATGATGCAGATGGTCAAATTCGACATCGCCGGACTCAAGAGGGCCTATGCCGGCAAATAA
- a CDS encoding putative lactoylglutathione lyase (product_source=COG3607; cath_funfam=3.10.180.10; cog=COG3607; ko=KO:K07032; pfam=PF00903; superfamily=54593), translating to MTKLIFINLPVTDLPRATAFYEAIGASKNERFCDSTASCMVFSDTIHVMLLTHDKFRQFTPKKIADAKTSSEVLICISAESRDAVDDMVRKADTAGGGVDPCPKQDYGFMYGRSFEDPDGHIWEVMWMDVAAAMAAQPAAAQA from the coding sequence ATGACCAAACTGATCTTCATCAACCTGCCCGTCACCGACCTGCCCCGCGCGACTGCCTTCTACGAGGCGATCGGCGCCAGCAAGAACGAACGGTTCTGCGACAGCACCGCCTCCTGCATGGTGTTCTCCGACACCATCCATGTGATGCTGCTGACCCACGACAAATTTCGTCAGTTCACGCCGAAAAAGATTGCCGATGCCAAAACCTCCAGCGAAGTGCTGATCTGCATTTCCGCCGAGAGCCGCGACGCCGTCGATGATATGGTGCGCAAGGCGGACACCGCGGGCGGTGGTGTCGATCCGTGCCCGAAGCAGGATTACGGCTTCATGTATGGCCGCAGTTTCGAGGATCCGGATGGCCACATCTGGGAAGTGATGTGGATGGACGTCGCAGCAGCAATGGCCGCGCAGCCCGCCGCCGCGCAAGCCTGA
- a CDS encoding tripartite-type tricarboxylate transporter receptor subunit TctC (product_source=COG3181; cath_funfam=3.40.190.10; cleavage_site_network=SignalP-noTM; cog=COG3181; pfam=PF03401; superfamily=53850; transmembrane_helix_parts=Inside_1_6,TMhelix_7_24,Outside_25_323) yields the protein MLQRNRFVMAVAAAVLLFGGAAMAQDYPTKPITLIVPWPAGGSTDISMRAIADAASKHLGQPIAVDNKGGGGGTVGPATMAAAAKPDGYTISQIPITVFRLPLMQEVSWNPEKDFSYIIHLTGYTFGVTTNSESQFKTWKDVVDFAKANPGKITYATPGTGTSLHVGMEQIAALAGIKLTQVPFKGGAETNAAVLGNHTMLQADSTGWRPLVDAGKLRLLMVWTSVRSPNFPDVPTLKELGYPMVYDSPFGIAGPKGMDPKIVAKLHDAFKKAIEDPAVIATLAKYDMVPNYKNTADYRKFVTEVTESERKVIDGIGLSKKTN from the coding sequence ATGTTGCAACGCAATCGCTTTGTGATGGCAGTCGCCGCGGCTGTCCTGCTATTCGGCGGTGCCGCCATGGCGCAAGACTATCCGACCAAGCCGATCACGCTGATCGTGCCATGGCCCGCGGGCGGCTCGACCGACATCTCGATGCGCGCGATTGCCGATGCCGCGTCAAAGCATCTCGGTCAGCCGATCGCCGTCGACAACAAAGGCGGTGGCGGGGGCACGGTCGGCCCGGCGACGATGGCCGCAGCGGCGAAGCCCGACGGTTACACCATTTCGCAAATTCCGATCACCGTGTTCCGTCTGCCGCTGATGCAGGAAGTGTCGTGGAATCCCGAAAAGGATTTCAGCTACATCATTCATCTCACCGGCTACACCTTCGGCGTCACGACCAATTCGGAATCCCAGTTCAAGACCTGGAAGGATGTCGTCGATTTCGCCAAGGCCAATCCCGGCAAGATCACCTATGCGACGCCCGGCACCGGCACCTCGCTGCATGTCGGAATGGAGCAGATTGCAGCACTCGCCGGCATCAAGCTGACGCAGGTGCCGTTCAAGGGTGGCGCCGAGACCAATGCCGCCGTGCTCGGCAATCACACCATGCTGCAGGCGGATTCCACGGGCTGGCGGCCGCTGGTCGATGCCGGAAAGCTGCGGCTGCTGATGGTGTGGACCTCGGTGCGTTCGCCGAACTTCCCGGATGTGCCGACGCTGAAGGAGCTCGGCTATCCCATGGTGTACGATTCGCCGTTCGGCATCGCCGGCCCCAAGGGCATGGATCCGAAGATTGTCGCCAAGCTGCACGACGCCTTCAAGAAGGCGATTGAGGATCCCGCGGTCATCGCCACGCTTGCCAAATACGACATGGTGCCGAACTACAAGAACACGGCGGACTATCGCAAGTTCGTTACCGAGGTAACGGAGTCCGAACGCAAGGTGATTGACGGCATCGGGCTGAGCAAGAAGACGAACTGA
- a CDS encoding putative tricarboxylic transport membrane protein (product_source=KO:K07794; ko=KO:K07794; pfam=PF07331; superfamily=161070; transmembrane_helix_parts=Outside_1_14,TMhelix_15_34,Inside_35_46,TMhelix_47_69,Outside_70_88,TMhelix_89_122,Inside_123_128,TMhelix_129_151,Outside_152_161), producing the protein MTDQTRLPFRLNNSELWGGVLGVALGIFVIWSGLKLKLGTINDPGSGYVLFYTGILMCLFAASIIVAAVTEGGPTFGSRWIGTRWTKPVVIIACLIAYSVALDQLGFLISTIPLLLLLLRVIDPVRWTLALPLAVLAPLGVWWVLKHALLIQLPSGIFEIG; encoded by the coding sequence ATGACCGATCAAACCCGCCTTCCATTCCGCCTCAACAACTCCGAACTCTGGGGCGGCGTGCTTGGCGTCGCTCTTGGTATCTTCGTGATCTGGTCGGGCCTCAAGCTGAAGCTCGGCACCATCAACGATCCCGGCTCCGGCTATGTGCTGTTCTATACGGGAATCCTGATGTGCCTGTTCGCGGCGTCGATCATCGTCGCGGCGGTCACCGAGGGCGGGCCGACCTTCGGCTCGCGCTGGATTGGTACGCGCTGGACCAAGCCGGTGGTGATCATCGCGTGTCTGATCGCCTATTCCGTGGCACTCGATCAGCTCGGTTTTCTGATCTCAACCATTCCACTGCTGCTGCTGTTGTTACGCGTCATCGATCCCGTGCGCTGGACGCTAGCCCTTCCACTCGCGGTGCTGGCGCCACTCGGCGTCTGGTGGGTGCTCAAGCATGCTCTGCTCATCCAGTTGCCTTCGGGCATTTTTGAAATCGGCTGA